A section of the Micromonas commoda chromosome 14, complete sequence genome encodes:
- a CDS encoding predicted protein — translation MDQPVTPGRTTPPPRPTPAPARAAHKRRGPTAKIPFAATRGVDVDVPSASASAATGAREPPIPSRVLVVGGGRVGAYLARALKDGGVPHVVLKMSNRNRARVHAPGKTEPRGDAVDPTRTGATAIATHAGATCVTAYEDLPEVCDGHESRAHFDLVFVAVKTYALRAVREEMEASHVTFDAIVAAHNGMVEPVFDPSLTARASMPQSWDIVKDDGEPCGYRMVVRNEDKPWVLPATTIGERFASVLGRCGIRAVAAPDFEYLLLEKYFINGVANLLSVVGDVNCDGLLANRGLTARAHRLFDEMMDALAVDHAAGLALAPANFRDVVFAKVASYGAHYPSSKQDFDAGCALEIDSLNGYVVKRARVNGLIATENEALVNEVRRMVEARDAARDAAAVPTSA, via the coding sequence atggatcAACCGGTCACTCCGGGGCgcacgacgcccccgccgcggcccacgccggcgcccgcgcgcgcggcgcacaaGCGCAGGGGCCCCACCGCGAAGATACCATTtgctgcgacgcgaggcgtggacgtggacgttccttcggcgtcggcgtcggcggcgacgggcgcgcgcgagccgccgatACCGAgccgcgtgctcgtcgtcggcggcgggcgggtcggcgCCTACCTCGCCAGGGCGCTCAAGGACGGGGGCGTTCCGCACGTCGTCCTCAAGATGTCCAACCGAAACcgggcgcgcgtccacgcgccggggaaaaccgagccgcgcggggacgcggtcgatccgacgaggacgggcgcgacggccatcgcgacgcacgccggAGCGACGTGCGTGACCGCCTACGAAGACCTCCCCGAGGTTTGCGACGGTCACGAGTCGCGCGCCCACTTCGacctcgtcttcgtcgcggtCAAGACGTacgccctgcgcgcggtCCGCGAGGAGATGGAAGCATCGCACGTGAcgttcgacgcgatcgtcgcggcgcacaaCGGCATGGTGGAACCCGTGTTCGACCCGTCGTTAACCGCCagggcgtcgatgccgcaGTCCTGGGACATCGTGAAGGACGACGGTGAGCCGTGCGGGTACCGCATGGTGGTGCGCAACGAGGACAAGCCGTGGGTCCTGCCGGCTACGACGATTGGGGAGCGCTTCGCGTCGGTGCTCGGACGGTGCGGaatccgcgccgtcgccgcgcccgattTCGAgtacctcctcctcgagaaGTACTTCATCAACGGCGTCGCTAATCTCCTCTCCGTCGTGGGCGACGTCAACTGCGACGGCCTACTCGCCAACCGCGGTTTAACCGCCAGGGCGCATCGCCTCTTCGACGAGAtgatggacgcgctcgccgtagaccacgccgccggcttggccctcgcccccgcgaacttccgcgacgtcgtcttcgcGAAAGTCGCGTCGTACGGCGCGCACTACCCCAGCAGCAAGCAGGACTTCGACGCGGGGTGTGCGCTGGAGATCGATTCGCTCAACGGGTACGTCGTGAAGAGAGCGAGGGTGAACGGATTGATCGCGACGGAAaacgaggcgctcgtgaACGAGGTGCGGCGAATGgtcgaggcgagggacgccgcgagggacgccgcagccgtcccgacgagcgcgtga
- a CDS encoding predicted protein: GVDVGTQGTKAILYDLSSKAVAGKGSCSYGLMPTPAGRPNAAEQDPSTWLEGVRVAAKAALEEAGLEPRAIAAVGVSGQQHGMVALDAECDVIRPAKLWCDVESAKEAKELGDRFGWAMQAGFTSSKVLWMKRHEPHNWARTEHVLLPHDWINYKLTGEIATDPGDASGIGVLDLTTRSFRDDLCEFVDPKFRRLLPDIVDPEERGVLGTVTAEASNSWLEGLIPAGAIVSVGSGDNMMSALGAGCVDEGDLVVSLGTSGTVFGYSSTPVIDATGAVAPFCDATGGYLPLLCTMNCTKVVEEPLLWYGCDHGQMVKLARSVPPGCDGVRFLPYITGERTPNWPDATGAIVGIRPGSLVNPAVAYRAAMEGATYSLLAGVRRMSELGMPAPREVKVVGGGSKSPLWRQIIADAFDVKVRRLREAESAALGAATQA; encoded by the coding sequence ggcgtcgacgtgggaACGCAGGGCACGAAGGCGATCCTGTACGACCTGTCGTCCAAAGCCGTCGCGGGGAAAGGCTCGTGCTCGTACGGCCTCATGCCCACGCCCGCGGGGCGccccaacgccgccgagcaggaTCCGTCGACGTGGCTGGAGGGCGTTcgggtcgccgcgaaggccgcactggaggaggcggggcTCGAGCCGAGGGCCATCGCGGCCGTGGGGGTGAGCGGGCAGCAGCACGGCAtggtcgccctcgacgccgaatGCGACGTCATCCGACCGGCGAAGCTCTGGTGCGACGTTGAATCCGCGAAAGAGGCGAAAGAACTCGGCGACCGCTTCGGGTGGGCGATGCAAGCCGGGTTCACGTCCTCGAAGGTGCTGTGGATGAAGAGACACGAACCGCACAACTGGGCCCGCACCGAGCACGTCTTACTGCCGCACGATTGGATCAATTACAAGCTCACCGGAGAAATCGCGACGGACCCCGGGGACGCGTCCGGGATCGGCGTCTTGGACctgacgacgcgatcgtTCCGCGACGACCTGTGCGAGTTTGTCGATCCCAAGTTCAGGCGCTTATTGCCGGACATCGTGGACCCGGAAGAAAGGGGCGTGCTCGGGACGGTCACGGCGGAGGCATCTAATTCCTGGCTCGAGGGGTTAAttcccgccggcgccatcgtctcCGTCGGGAGCGGCGATAACATGATGAGCGCGTTGGGCGCCGGGTGCGTCGACGAAGGGGACTTGGTCGTGAGTTTGGGGACGAGCGGCACCGTCTTCGGGTACTCCTCCACGCCGGTCATCGACgccacgggcgcggtggcgcccttctgcgacgccaccggcgggTACCTTCCGCTGCTGTGCACGATGAACTGCACCAaagtcgtcgaggagccgcTGCTCTGGTACGGCTGCGACCACGGGCAGATGGTCAAGCTCGCCCGATCGGTGCCCCCCGGGTGCGACGGCGTCAGGTTCCTCCCGTACATCACCGGCGAGCGCACCCCGAACTGGCcggacgccaccggcgccatcgTGGGCATTCGGCCGGGTTCCTTGGTCAACCCCGCCGTGGCGTACAGAGCCGCGATGGAAGGCGCGACGTACTCCTTGCTCGCCGGCGTCAGACGAATGTCAGAACTCGGgatgccggcgccgcgagagGTCAAGGTGGTGGGCGGGGGCAGCAAGTCGCCGCTGTGGAGGCAGATtatcgcggacgcgttcgacgtcaAAGTTCGGAGGTtgagggaggcggagagcgcggctttgggcgcggcgacgcaggca
- a CDS encoding predicted protein, which yields MEEEEVTDDEYRAALEALQSTISGKTRAAPKGPNDLTWEQQFDRLHLYLERLGMTESVNAMSYIHVAGTKGKGSTCAFVDACLRRAGTRTGLYTSPHLVDIRERYRIDGRPVSKTTFTRNFWWLHAKLRETCEADLGMPAYFRFLTLLGFRIFTERAVDAVVLEVGLGGRLDATNVIRRPAVCGVTSLGLDHVEVLGDTVGKIAREKAGIFKPHCPAITSPQVPEAMQALELRAAEVDGCSLTTARPLREWRTPSGDPIRLGLAGKHQELNAALAIELMRTWTRRTSPVWGADALRCLDAGTLPETWATGLAETEWFGRAQVVPDDVEDLSWYLDGAHTEESMRHVAEWFCGRADGDETDGGGGGGTAGGGSDGEKSIAEPPVVRLLLFNCMEERDPTTLLTPLAQTAEAYGAPITAPALFAPAESSSKGLTPFAGAQDCAWQTKLARTWDDLARKHAGAEGARVGAQLAGASVNTSPPSTASAVVPRLRAAVEQIRRRAREERALGSGRRVHVLVTGSLYLVGDMLRILGRAG from the exons atggaggaggaggaggtcaccgacgacgagtaccgagcggcgctcgaggcgctgcaGTCGACCATCAGCGGcaagacccgcgcggcgcccaagggCCCGAACGACCTCACCTGGGAGCAGCAGTTTGATCGCCTTCACCTGtacctcgagcgcctcgggatGACGGAGAGCGTCAACGCGATGTCGTACATCCACGTCGCGGGGACGAAAGGGAAGGGCAGCACCTgcgcgttcgtcgacgcctgccttcgtcgcgccggcaCGAGGACGGGCCTCTACACCTCACCGCATCTCGTGGACATCCGGGAGAGGTACCGCATCGACGGCCGGCCGGTGTCCAAGACGACGTTCACGCGAAACTTCTGGTGGCTGCACGCCAAGCTGAGGGAGACGTGCGAGGCGGACCTCGGCATGCCCGCGTACTTTCGCTTCCTCACCCTCCTGGGCTTTCGGATATTCACGGAacgggcggtggacgcggtggtcCTCGAGgttggcctcggcggcagGCTCGACGCCACAAACGtcatccgccgccccgccgtgTGCGGCGTCACCTCGCTCGGGCTGGACCACgtggaggtgctcggcgacaCCGTGGGTAAGATCGCGAGGGAAAAGGCGGGGATATTCAAGCCGCACTGTCCCGCGATCACGTCCCCGCAGGTGCCGGAGGCGATGCAGGCGCTGGAGTTGAgagccgccgaggttgacggGTGTTCGCTCACCACCGCTCGGCCCCTCCGCGAGTGGCGCACCCCAAGCGGCGATCCCATCCGTCTCGGACTCGCGGGGAAGCACCAGGAgctcaacgcggcgctcgccatcgaGTTGATGCGCACGTGGACGCGAAGAACGTCGCCCGTctggggcgccgacgcccttaGGTGCTTAGACGCCGGAACGTTGCCGGAGACTTGGGCGACGGGTCTCGCGGAGACGGAGTGGTTCGGGCGCGCGCAGGTGGTGccggacgacgtggaggatCTTTCCTGgtacctcgacggcgcgcacaCCGAGGAGAGCATGCGACACGTCGCGGAGTGGTTCTGCGGCCGggcggatggcgacgagacggacggcggcggcggcggcggcacagccggcggcggctcggatGGGGAAAAATCAATCGCCGAACCCCCCGTCGTTCGGCTGCTCCTGTTCAACTGCATGGAGGAGCGGGACCCGACGACGTTGCTCACCCCGTTGGCGCAGACCGCGGAGGCGTACGGCGCGCCCatcaccgcccccgccctctTCGCACCCGCGGAGAGCTCGAGCAAGGGCCTGACCCcgttcgccggcgcgcaGGATTGCGCGTGGCAGACGAAGCTGGCGAGGACGTGGGACGACCTCGCCAGGAAACACGCGGG ggcggagggaGCGAGGGTCGgtgcacagctggcgggggcgtcggtaaacacgtcgccgccctcgaccgcgtcggcggttgttccgcggctgcgcgcggcggtggagcagatcaggaggcgcgcgagggaggaacgGGCGCTGGGaagcgggcggcgggtgcaCGTGCTCGTGACCGGGTCGCTGTACCTGGTCGGGGACATGTTGAGGATCctgggacgcgcgggatga
- a CDS encoding predicted protein, producing the protein MAHRGSSLIRRAAASFSTAAFHGSRPRRPFASSAFARTMSSSMGYDEFASEVARATAGDATRDDQAHWSDLLAKVETRCDEWRHPMAPISFWLLKHKDAPRDVAYDPSSDALADDPNGPNKDVIAMLIQMADALYGLRGCTRGVAPRHAIPLIKAAAKKHNSSKYITEPHAGALVALPGLCEWVRAGERWDDPSVDCDDVAREAAKAVALGVPRPGHSVLGHGTFGAAEPCWVQLAAKYEEGNGDVQAEKAAYERALVGRSGGEGGEKAKKAKWTWRVKHMADGDAEYIAEAGGAMLIFNGDEE; encoded by the coding sequence ATGGCGCACCGCGGCTCGTCTCtcatccgccgcgcagccgcgTCGTTCTCCACCGCCGCATTTCACGgatcgcgtccccgccgtcccttcgcgagctccgccttcGCCAGGACGATGTCATCGTCCATGGGCTACGACGAGTTCGCCTCCGAGGTGgctcgcgccaccgccggcgacgccacgaGGGACGACCAGGCGCACTGGTCCGATCTCCTCGCCAAGGTGGAGACGCGCTGCGACGAGTGGCGGCATCCCATGGCGCCCATCTCCTTCTGGCTCCTCAAGCACAAGGACGCGCCGAGAGACGTGGCGTACGACCCATcgtccgacgcgctcgccgacgatccGAACGGCCCGAACAAGGACGTCATCGCCATGCTGATCCAGATGGCTGACGCCCTCTACGGCCTCCGAGGGTGCACGCgaggcgtcgccccgcgccacgCGATCCCGCTCATcaaggcggccgcgaagAAGCACAACTCGTCCAAGTACATCACCGAGCcgcacgcgggcgcgctcgtcgcgctcccggGCCTCTGCGAGTGGGTCCGAGCGGGCGAGCGGTGGGACGACCCGTCGGTCGAttgcgacgacgtcgcgagggaggcggccaaggcggtggcgctcggtGTGCCGAGGCCGGGGCACAGCGTCCTGGGCCACGGCacgttcggcgccgcggagccgTGCTGGGtgcagctcgccgccaagtATGAGGAGGGCAACGGGGACGTtcaggcggagaaggcggcgtacgaacgcgcgctcgtcggacggagcggcggcgagggtggggAAAAAGCCAAAAAGGCAAAATGGACGTGGCGCGTGAAACACAtggcggacggcgacgcggagtaCATCGCGGAGGCTGGAGGCGCCATGCTCATCTTCAACGGTGACGAAGAGTGA
- a CDS encoding glycosyltransferase family 13 protein (candidate b-N-acetylglucosaminyltransferase), which yields AAVVIMACDRADYLERTVASVRAALGVRPGDVDKFPVFISQDGRHKATRAFAEGPKAKDFHWMQHLEDRPPTTRTRFRWDSVAYYRIAAHYKWAMKTLFDDLGYERVIVLEDDMELSPDFFGYFEAAGKVMDADPSVYTVSSWNDNGQKIHVSDERRLYRSDFFPGLGWMLHKALWRELAPKWPDSYWDDWMRLSDVRRGRESIRPEVCRTFNFGEVGSSKGQFFRAYLREIKPASERIDWASQSLAYISNGDAYEDQVRRTLASATIIDSPTQVRLVPPENAATNVYKVIYASERDFNRLAKRFGVFAEWKDGVPRAGYRGVVTFKMYKGRATVMLVP from the coding sequence gcggcggtggtgatcATGGCGTGCGACCGCGCGGACTACCTCGAGCGGACGGTGGCGTCGGTGCGTGCGGCGTTGGGCGTGAGgcccggcgacgtggacaaGTTCCCGGTTTTCATATCGCAGGACGGTCGGCACaaggcgacgcgagcgttcGCCGAGGGCCCCAAGGCGAAGGATTTTCACTGGATGCAGCACCTGGAGGACcgtccgccgacgacgcggacgaggtttCGGTGGGACTCCGTCGCGTACTaccgcatcgccgcgcactaCAAGTGGGCGATGAAGACGCTGTTCGACGATCTCGGGTACGAGCGGGTCATCGTGTTGGAGGACGACATGGAGCTGTCACCGGATTTTTTCGGGTACTTTGAGGCGGCTGGTAAGGTGATGGACGCGGATCCCAGCGTCTACACGGTGAGCTCCTGGAACGACAACGGGCAGAAGATCCACGTCAGCGACGAGCGCAGGCTGTACCGCAGCGACTTCTTCCCGGGCCTGGGCTGGATGCTTCACAAGGCGCTGTGGCGGGAGCTGGCGCCCAAGTGGCCGGATTCGTACTGGGACGACTGGATGCGGCTGAGCGACGTCCGAAGGGGGCGGGAGAGCATCCGGCCGGAGGTTTGCAGGACGTTCAACTTTGGGGAGGTTGGATCCAGCAAGGGCCAGTTCTTCCGCGCGTACCTCCGGGAGATCAAGCCCGCGTCCGAACGAATCGACTGGGCCTCGCAGAGCCTCGCGTATATATCaaacggcgacgcgtacgaAGACCAAGTCAGACGAACGCTCGCTTCGGCGACGATCATCGACTCCCCCACGCAGGTGCGCCTCGTTCCCCCCGAGAACGCCGCCACGAACGTCTACAAGGTCATCTACGCGTCCGAGCGCGACTTTAACAGGCTGGCGAAGAGGTTCGGGGTTTTCGCCGAGTGGAAAGACGGCGTTCCCAGAGCCGGTTACCGCGGAGTGGTTACGTTTAAGATGTACAAggggcgcgcgacggtgaTGCTggtcccg
- a CDS encoding predicted protein translates to MAVSPPRTPAPANGRAKNLSTPDILAAMMDSDSEDELTIVRAREQLTARRPTKSDWAEEDRRARASPPAKTKRGGLPFFSPRKNPDGSEHVAAKRMSRKDVRQAEGAEARQKERAAALKVTKPSASSTSNPSRAASTSSDVEAASRAAAGSTAAQLAAQLARLVWSTLVFFALVAAIFVVCVALDQRGAFPDVMTPRSMRAFAERAVAGMSAANLSASVDAYAEAARRFGAALALRCVEGSHVVATRARVFGAACVAEGDTVARAVRAVVARATSAFER, encoded by the exons ATGGCCGTCAGCCCGCCACggaccccggcgcccgccaaCGGCCGCGCCAAGAACCTCAGCACGCCCGATATactcgccgcgatgatggACAGCGACAGCGAGGACGAGCTG ACcatcgtgcgcgcgcgcgagcagctcaccgcgcgtcgaccgaccAAATCGGACTGGGCCGAGGAGgacaggcgcgcgcgcgcgtccccgccggccaAGAccaagcgcggcggcctcccGTTCTTCTCCCCGAGGAAGAACCCCGACGGATCGGAacacgtcgcggcgaagcgaaTGTCGCGCAAGGATGTGCGCCaagcggagggcgcggaggcgcgacagaaggagcgcgcggcggcgctcaaggtgACCAAgccgtcggcatcgtcgacgtccaacccatcgcgcgcggcgtccacttCCTCGGACGTCGaagcggcgtcgagggcggcagccgggtcgacggcggcacagctggcggcacagctggcgaggCTCGTCTGGTCGACGCTCGTCTTTTTCGCGCTGGTCGCGGCGATCTTTGTCGTTTGCGTCGCCCTggaccagcgcggcgcgttcccggACGTCATGACCCCTCGGTCCATGAGGGCGTTCGCGGAACGAGCGGTGGCGgggatgagcgcggcgaatttgagcgcgtcggtggacgcgtacgcggaggctgcgcgaaGGTttggcgcggcgctggcgcttcGATGCGTCGAGGGGTCTCACGtggtggcgacgagggcgcgcgtgtttggcgccgcgtgcgtcgccgagggggacaccgtcgcgagggcggtgcGGGCTGTcgtggcgagggcgacgagcgcgttcgaGAGGTGA
- a CDS encoding predicted protein yields the protein MEWRRSDVSEPFRQAGITLFPSLAGSLDGARGRSRGRMLGAAGATSAAVTAPRIRVRPANALRGRTRRGGHGARTRAASFPPSPPRRPRDVREPAARGLGRDDAVDVHDDEEEEEDDESSSIAEPSPAEPGDASRDASPSSGASSSPASNPKPFAAWSRRLQRSVVADDRRGVPFRVASAADIASALANARALLGERTDIAGEMARAIEKTANSRRDVGWLARDPTATPALDGTARFEEILHDVRRRPVALDGSGSRYEPSPALAGPDAPAYLLVPGLFGDYYPGYMSDVRDWFVARGARCKMSVACDTEGTVRANARALAAEVSAWRREMETELLDHGDGRAGTDSSSSSSSSSSSSSSSSSSSSSDERLAVVLIGHSKGGVDACAACAEYAQLLRGMVRGIVTTQAPYAGSFVSSDLLATPALESLSTAALEVVTGTKRGEGETLLLPAVRDLTYASRRTYLASAPRLDVRAFPVVSFHTETKHFGSLLFLPAAYARNRYGVGSDGLVARCDAEVPGAVCVRWTDEQDHADCAYPREVSDGAVRAHRASQRMARRAAAAAGEVTTGEAVDADADGGGGNERGWAAGEALVRARAALERATPERLRGVASPGEYHEALATLLLEQSWDPDAGADEWTEVGGVGRTMTDGGETRAGAVARGSGE from the coding sequence ATGGAGTGGCGACGGAGCGACGTGTCGGAGCCCTTTCGTCAGGCCGGAATAACGCTAttcccgtcgctcgccggctcactcgacggggcgcgcggcagGAGTCGCGGGAGGAtgctcggggcggcgggcgcgacgagcgcggcggtgaccgcgccCCGCATCCGCGTCCGGCCGGCGAACGCCCTCCgcgggaggacgcgtcggggcggccACGGGGcgaggacccgcgcggcgtcgttcccTCCCTCTCCcccgaggcgaccgcgcgacgttcgcgagccagcggcgcgggggctcggccgggacgacgccgtggatgtgcacgacgacgaggaggaggaggaggacgatgaatcctcctcgatcgcggagccgtcgccggcggaaCCCGGCGACGCATCCCGCGACGCATCCCCGTCCAGCGgtgcgtcctcgtcgccggcgtcgaatCCCAAacccttcgccgcgtggtcgcggaggctgcaGCGGtctgtcgtcgccgacgaccgccgcggcgtcccgttccgcgtcgcctccgccgccgatatcgcgtccgccctcgcgaacgcgcgcgccctgcTCGGGGAGCGCACCGACATCGCGGGGGAGatggcgcgggcgatcgaGAAGACGGCCAACTCGAGGCGCGACGTGGGatggctcgcgcgcgaccccaccgcgacgcccgcgctcgacggcaccgcgcggtTCGAGGAGATACTTCACGACGTGAGACGCCGGCCGGTGGCGCTCGACGGTTCGGGTTCTCGATACGAaccgtcgcccgcgttggcgggccccgacgcgcccgcgtacctcctcgtccccggccTCTTTGGCGATTACTACCCTGGGTACATGTCGGACGTCCGCGACTGGTTcgtggctcgcggcgcgcgttgCAAGATGAGCGTCGCGTGCGACACGGAGGGCACCGTgcgggcgaacgcgcgcgcgctcgcggcggaggtgagcgcgtGGCGACGCGAGATGGAGACGGAGTTATTGGACcacggagacggacgcgcggggacggattcatcatcatcatcatcatcatcatcatcatcatcatcatcatcatcatcatcatcatcatcggaCGAGCGACTGGCGGTGGTCCTGATCGGTCACAGCAAagggggcgtcgacgcgtgcgcggcgtgcgccgagTACGCCCAACTCCTCCGCGGGATGGTGCGGGGTATCGTGACGACGCAGGCGCCGTACGCCGGGTCGTTCGTCTCATCCGACTTactcgccacccccgcgctggAGTCGCTTtcaaccgccgcgctcgaggtcgtCACCGGGACaaaacgcggcgagggcgaaacGCTCTTGCTACCGGCGGTGAGGGACCTGACGTACGCGTCGAGACGGACGTACCTCGCGAGTGCACCGCGTTTGGACGTGCGCGCCTTCCCCGTCGTCAGCTTCCACACCGAGACGAAGCACTTTGGCTCGCTCTTGTTCCTACCCGCGGCGTACGCTCGCAACCGGTACGGGGTCGGGTCGGACGGATTGGTCGCTCggtgcgacgcggaggttccCGGCGCCGTGTGCGTGCGGTGGACTGACGAGCAGGACCACGCGGACTGCGCGTACCCGCGGGAGGTGAGCGACGGGGCTGTGAGGGCGCACAGGGCGTCGCAGAGGATggcgcgaagggcggcggcggcggcgggggaagtGACGACGGGGgaagccgtcgacgccgatgccgacggcgggggaggtAACGAGCGAggttgggcggcgggggaggcgctgGTGCGCGCCAGGGCCGCGCtggaacgcgcgacgccggagcgtttgcggggcgtcgcgtcgcccggggaGTACcacgaggcgctggcgacgtTGCTCCTCGAGCAGTCGTGGGATCcagacgccggcgccgacgaatGGACGGAAGTCGGCGGGGTCGGCAGGACGATGACGGACGGtggggagacgcgcgcgggcgcggtggcgcgcggatCGGGCGagtga
- a CDS encoding predicted protein, which produces MDHGASRGYNYPEPHVGATRHAPHAPANDGVGGWRIADGPLASMPYARDATFVEIGRGAGDYARAKGMMRRWGHFQLGWSEVAPDTGVKEGDLVCVCANVAGVWIRNPLRVVYAEEAGATGRRGGGAGGKNDGFSFAHGCLGGHLLSGEESFILERRSDDSVWYGVRTFSRPAHPLALASYPIVRALQRRFARDSTRAMAEGMAEGGVRSA; this is translated from the exons atggaccacggcgcgtcgcgcgggtacAACTACCCCGAACCCCACGTCGGCGCCACGCGGCACGccccgcacgcgcccgcgaacgacggcgtcggcggttggCGAATCGCCGACGGCCCGCTGGCGTCCATGCCGTACGCGCGGGACGCCACCTTCGTCGAGATCGgcaggggcgcgggggattACGCCAGGGCCAAGGGGATGATGCGGCGGTGGGGGCACTTCCAGCTTGGATGGTCCGAGGTGGCCCCGGACACCGGCGTGAAGGAGGGCGATCTCGTGTGCGTCTGCGCCAACGTCGCGGGGGTGTGGATCCGCAACCCGCTGCGGGTGGTgtacgcggaggaggccggggcgacggggcggcggggcggcggggcgggggggaAGAACGAcgg GTTCTCGTTCGCGCACGGCTGCCTCGGCGGGCACCTGCTGTCAGGGGAGGAATCGTTCATCTTGGAGCGACGCTCGGACGACAGCGTGTGGTACGGAGTGCGCACGTTCTCGAGGCCGGCgcacccgctcgcgctcgcgtcgtacCCGATCGTGAGAGCGCTGCAGCGAAGGTTCGCGAGGGAcagcacgcgcgcgatggcggagggGATGGCGGAGGGCGGGGTGAGAAGCGCGTGA
- a CDS encoding predicted protein, whose protein sequence is MESLVARLEAVAARLEAQAGAPAAAKTTASTPGAKTDAAGGVAPSVAAFDALIAGPLAELVAATSALGDAEIADATALFADAFNAERTVIECIASCRKPEMDALQSLLAPVGDLMTRVGAKSEGKRTDAFNHLKALAEAAQCLSFVAYTGPETGMSLPGPHVTETWQSAEFYANKILVQHRNSEGGDAHVTWVNSLKRLVSVATRDYAKEHHTTGPAWNPKGGDPTNGPAAPAEGMSAVFKELNKGEAITSGLRKVTDDMKSKNRADRSGLVATGGGAGGAPAVAAVTNVSKTAKPPKFALDGKKWAVEHQVGNRTLVIEDVNPKQTVYVYDCVDCVIQIKGKANNITLDKCAKTGVVFEDVLATCELVNCVSMQVQCTGAVPTVAIDKVDGCQVFLGPKSYGAEITTAKCSEVNVVCVPAEGSDADAIETPVPEQFVTTRDPGTGKWVTVPMGHSGA, encoded by the exons ATGGAGTCTCTCGTGGCGCGTctcgaggcggtcgccgcgcgcctcgaggcgCAAGCCGGCGCTCCAGCGGCCGCCAAGACCACCGCCTCCACCCCCGGGGCCAAAACCGATGCCGCCGGAGGCGTCGccccctccgtcgccgccttcgacgcgctcatcgccggtcccctcgccgagctcgtcgccgcgacgagcgcgttgggcgacgccgagatcgccgacgcgaccgccctgttcgccgacgccttcaACGCCGAACGAACCGTCATCGAGTGCATCGCGTCGTGCAGAAAGCCCGAGATGGACGCGCTCCAGTCCctgctcgcgcccgtcggcgacCTCATGACCCGCGTGGGGGCAAAGTCCGAGGGCAAACGCACCGACGCCTTCAACCACCTCAAAGCcttggcggaggcggcgcagtgCCTGTCGTTCGTCGCCTACACAGGGCCGGAGACGGGGATGTCCCTGCCGGGCCCGCACGTCACCGAGACGTGGCAGTCTGCGGAATTTTATGCCAACAAAATCTTAGTGCAGCACAGGAACAgcgagggcggtgacgcgcacGTGACGTGGGTCAACTCGCTGAAGCGGCTGgtgtccgtcgcgacgagggatTACGCCAAGGAACATCACACCACGGGGCCGGCGTGGAATCCCAAGGGGGGCGAC CCGACCAACGGCCCGGCCGCTCCCGCGGAGGGCATGTCCGCCGTGTTCAAGGAGCTGAACAAGGGCGAGGCGATCACCAGCGGGCTGAGGAAGGTGACCGACGACATGAAGAGCAAGAACAGGGCGGATCGAAGCGGCTTGgtcgcgaccggcggcggcgcggggggtgcgcccgccgtcgccgccgtcaccaaCGTCTCCAAGACGGCCAAGCCTCCCAAGTTTGCCCTCGACGGCAAGAAGTGGGCGGTGGAGCACCAGGTGGGGAACAGGACCCTGGTGATCGAGGACGTCAACCCGAAGCAGACGGTGTACGTGTACGACTGCGTGGATTGCGTCATACAGATCAAGGGAAAGGCGAACAACATCACCCTCGACAAGTGCGCCAAGACTGGCGTCGTGTTCGAAGACGTGCTCGCCACGTGCGAGCTGGTAAACTGCGTTTCGATGCAGGTGCAGTGCACCGGGGCGGTCCCGACGGTGGCCATCGACAAGGTGGACGGGTGCCAGGTGTTTCTGGGGCCCAAATCGTACGGCGCGGAGATCACGACGGCGAAGTGCTCCGAGGTTAACGTCGTCTGCGTCCCGGCGGAGGggagcgacgccgacgcgatcgagacGCCGGTGCCCGAGCAGTTCGTGACGACGAGGgacccggggacggggaagTGGGTGACGGTGCCCATGGGACACTCGGGGGCGTGA